Proteins encoded together in one Vallitalea okinawensis window:
- a CDS encoding Gfo/Idh/MocA family protein, with amino-acid sequence MKKLSVAIIGCGNIFPMHAEPISNIEGINLVAVCDNKEERAKLASEKYNCKYYIDYVEMLDSEELDVVHICTPHYLHPIMEKEIVNRNIHVMTEKPMSINYNDAVMMIDEAKKNDVTLGVIFQNRYNPGSVLIKEALDQGKLGRVLSARLYLAWSRSDEYYSKSDWKGTWDKEGGGVLIDQAIHTIDLANWLINKDIDYIDANISNRAHEIIEVEDAAEGVVRYKDGTTLAFHTINYHAYDAPVEIELFCEHGVAHMIASTATIKYNSGREEAVDPKKSEKQRIGKSYWGVSHIIQIEQFYKALMCGKKPEITGEEALITQRIICGMYESGKEHKKVKF; translated from the coding sequence TTGAAAAAATTAAGTGTTGCTATCATTGGATGTGGTAATATATTTCCAATGCATGCTGAACCCATTAGTAATATAGAAGGAATTAATTTAGTTGCTGTATGTGATAATAAAGAAGAAAGAGCAAAGTTAGCGTCAGAAAAGTACAATTGTAAGTACTACATAGATTATGTAGAAATGTTAGATAGTGAAGAATTGGATGTAGTACACATTTGTACTCCGCATTATCTGCATCCCATTATGGAAAAAGAGATTGTTAATCGTAACATACATGTCATGACAGAAAAACCAATGTCAATCAACTATAATGATGCTGTAATGATGATTGATGAAGCAAAGAAAAATGATGTTACATTAGGCGTTATCTTTCAAAATCGCTATAATCCAGGTTCGGTGCTTATTAAAGAAGCATTAGATCAAGGAAAGTTAGGTCGGGTATTATCAGCAAGATTATATTTAGCTTGGAGCCGTTCTGATGAATACTACTCCAAAAGCGATTGGAAAGGTACATGGGATAAAGAGGGTGGTGGTGTTTTAATTGACCAAGCCATTCATACAATTGATTTAGCAAACTGGTTAATTAATAAAGATATTGATTATATCGATGCTAATATAAGTAATAGAGCCCATGAAATAATTGAAGTAGAAGATGCAGCAGAAGGTGTTGTTAGGTATAAAGACGGTACTACACTAGCATTCCATACGATCAATTATCATGCTTATGATGCTCCTGTAGAGATTGAATTATTCTGTGAACATGGCGTAGCACATATGATAGCTTCAACAGCAACTATTAAGTATAATAGTGGTAGAGAAGAAGCTGTAGACCCTAAAAAGAGCGAGAAACAGCGTATAGGCAAATCATATTGGGGAGTAAGTCATATTATTCAAATTGAGCAATTCTATAAAGCTTTAATGTGTGGTAAGAAGCCTGAAATTACTGGTGAAGAAGCCTTAATCACTCAGAGAATTATCTGTGGTATGTATGAATCAGGTAAAGAGCATAAGAAAGTTAAATTTTAA